A genomic stretch from Malus domestica chromosome 15, GDT2T_hap1 includes:
- the LOC103416411 gene encoding 17.8 kDa class I heat shock protein-like, which produces MHMKNNVMMVVQSVLLVMMMLGLMAPSQTNALIPYNPISPSSLLDHMMIDDPFRTLEQTPFTVPNPTKVAQEALALARADWKETATAHVISLDVPGLKREDVKIEVEENRVLRISGERKADDREGELQGDNYKWHRAERTDGKFWRQFRLPGNADLDQIKAHLEDGVLKITVPKLAAEKKRQPKLINIASSSSSADHGADVEPTKVA; this is translated from the coding sequence ATGCATATGAAGAATAACGTGATGATGGTGGTGCAGTCAGTACTACTTGTGATGATGATGTTAGGCCTCATGGCCCCCTCCCAAACCAATGCCTTGATTCCGTACAACCCAATATCCCCCTCCTCCCTCTTGGACCACATGATGATCGATGACCCCTTCAGAACTCTCGAACAGACTCCCTTCACCGTCCCAAACCCTACTAAAGTCGCTCAAGAGGCGCTCGCTCTGGCACGTGCTGACTGGAAAGAGACGGCGACTGCACACGTGATCTCATTGGACGTCCCGGGGCTGAAGAGGGAGGACGTCAAGATAGAGGTGGAGGAGAACAGGGTGCTGAGGATCAGCGGAGAGAGGAAGGCCGACGACCGGGAAGGTGAACTGCAGGGCGACAACTACAAGTGGCACCGCGCTGAGAGGACAGACGGCAAGTTCTGGAGGCAGTTCAGACTGCCTGGGAACGCCGACTTGGATCAGATAAAGGCTCACCTGGAGGACGGGGTGCTGAAGATTACGGTGCCAAAGTTAGCGGCGGAGAAGAAGAGGCAGCCCAAGCTCATCAACATCGCCTCTTCTTCCTCGTCTGCTGATCATGGGGCGGATGTCGAACCTACAAAGGTCGCATGA
- the LOC103416410 gene encoding methionine S-methyltransferase-like — translation MAKNEASLESVDDFLKRCRQSGDAAYAALRSVLERLEDPKTRTQARIFLTDLQNRFPSKESCDQCFRTYHFQIEDIFFDQYEGHQGRKKLTMMVIPSIFVPEDWSFTFFEGLNRHSDSIFKDKSVAELGCGNGWISIAIAEKWLPSKVYGLDINPRAVKMSWINLYLNALDEKGQPIYDAEKKSLLDRVEFHESDLLSYCRDNDIQLERIVGCIPQILNPNPDAMSKMITENASEEFLHSLSNYCALQGFLEDQFGLGLIARAVEEGIAVIKPMGIMIFNMGGRPGQAVCKHLFERRGFHVNKLWQTKILQAADTDISALVEIEKNSPHRFEFFMGLSGDQPICARTAWAYGNAGGRISHALSVYSCQLRQPNQVKTIFEFLENGFHDISSSLDLSFEDDAVADEKIPFLAYLSSVLKGGSFGTYEPPAGSKHFRSLIAGFMKTYHRIPLKADNVVVFPSRAVAIENALRLFSPRLAIVDEHLTRHLPREWLTSLAIECAGTDNPSEDVLTVIEAPRQSDLMIELIRKLKPQVVVTGIADYEAVTNSAFVHLLDVTREIGSRLFLDISDHFELSSLPGSNGVLKYIGGTVLPSHAAIICGLVKNKVYSDLEVAFVISEEEAIFKALSKTVELLEGNTAPISQCYYGCLFHELLAFQLADRHPPAQRESALPKSAEMIGFASSAVSVLNDAELSISEAENCSLIHMDVDQSFLRVPSPVKAAIFESFARQNIAESEIDITTSIKQFIKSTYGYPVDSSSEFIYADSSLALFNKLVLCCIKEGGTLCFPAGANGNYVSAAKFLKANIVTIPTKPADGFKLTDKVLPGALETVSKPWVYISGPTINPTGLIYSNKEIEILLSACAKVGARVVIDTSFSGLEYDFAGWGGWNLVDSLSKLNTSNPSFCVSLLGGLSLKMLSGALKFGFLVLNQSVLVDTFYSFPGLSKPHNTVKYAVKKLLSLREQKPGDLWDAIAEHIKTLKSRSKCLKETLEKCGWDVVEPCGGVSMVAKPSSYLNKSVKVDDSNIREVIHKATGLCINSGAWSGIPGYCRFTIALEESEFERALDCIAKFKDVTKNGSL, via the exons ATGGCGAAGAACGAGGCTTCGTTGGAATCGGTGGACGACTTCTTGAAGCGGTGTAGGCAGTCGGGCGATGCCGCATACGCCGCCTTGAGATCAGTGCTGGAGCGTCTCGAGGATCCAAAAACCCGAACTCAAGCTCGGATCTTCCTCACGGACCTCCAGAACCGCTTCCCCTCCAAGGAGTCCTGCGATCAATGTTTTCGCACCTACCATTTTCAGATTGAAGACATCTTCTTCGATCAGTATGAAg GTCACCAGGGTAGGAAGAAATTGACGATGATGGTTATCCCCAGTATTTTTGTTCCAGAAGACTGGTCTTTTACCTTTTTTGAAGGACTAAACAGACATTCCGATTCTATCTTCAAGGACAAGTCAGTTGCTGAGCTTGGTTGTGGAAATggttggatatccattgccatTGCTGAGAAGTGGTTGCCATCAAAG GTGTACGGCCTTGATATCAATCCTAGAGCAGTGAAGATGTCATGGATAAACTTGTACTTAAATGCTTTGGACGAAAAAGGTCAACCCATCTATGATGCTGAGAAGAAAAGTTTGCTGGACAGGGTAGAGTTTCATGAATCGGATCTGCTATCTTATTGTAGAGATAATGACATTCAGCTAGAACGAATTGTTGGATGCATACCTCAG ATTCTTAACCCAAATCCAGATGCTATGTCTAAAATGATTACAGAGAATGCAAGTGAGGAATTTCTACATTCGTTGAGCAATTATTGTGCTCTTCAG GGTTTTCTTGAGGATCAGTTTGGCCTAGGTCTAATTGCCCGGGCAGTGGAGGAAGGAATAGCTGTCATTAAACCTATGGGGATAATGATCTTCAACATGGGGGGTCGTCCAGGACAAGCTGTTTGTAAGCACTTGTTTGAACGCCGTGGTTTCCATGTTAACAAGCTTTGGCAAACCAAAATTCTCCAG GCTGCAGATACAGATATATCAGCCTTAGTTGAAATTGAAAAGAACAGTCCACACCGTTTTGAGTTCTTTATGGGGCTTTCTGGAGATCAGCCTATTTGTGCTCGTACAGCCTGGGCCTATGGAAATGCTGGTGGCCGAATCTCTCATGCTTTATCAGTATACAGCTGTCAACTTCGCCAACCAAATCAG GTGAAGACAATTTTTGAGTTTCTTGAAAATGGCTTCCACGATATAAGCAGTTCTTTAGACTTATCATTTGAAGATGATGCTGTGGCTGATGAGAAGATTCCCTTCCTAGCTTATCTATCCAGTGTTCTGAAAGGGGGTTCTTTTGGCACATATGAGCCACCAGCTGGAAGCAAACATTTTCGTAGTCTCATTGCTGGGTTTATGAAAACATATCACCGCATTCCACTCAAAGCTGAT AATGTGGTTGTCTTTCCTTCAAGGGCTGTCGCGATAGAAAATGCTCTTCGACTGTTCTCCCCTCGTCTTGCAATTGTTGATGAACATCTTACCCGACACCTTCCAAGGGAGTGGTTAACATCGTTAGCAATTGAG TGTGCAGGAACTGATAATCCTTCAGAGGATGTACTTACAGTTATTGAAGCGCCTCGCCAGTCTGACTTAATGATAGAGCTAATAAGGAAGCTGAAGCCACAGGTGGTGGTTACGGGGATTGCTGATTATGAAGCTGTTACTAATTCAGCTTTTGTGCACCTTTTAGATGTCACAAGAGAAATTGGATCTCGTTTGTTCTTGGACATATCTGATCACTTTGAGCTATCCAGCCTTCCAGGTTCCAATGGAGTCCTCAAATATATTGGAGGAACTGTGCTGCCATCCCATGCAGCAATTATATGTGGCTTGGTGAAAAATAAG GTTTATTCGGATCTAGAAGTAGCTTTTGTAATTTCTGAAGAGGAGGCCATCTTCAAGGCCTTGTCGAAGACCGTTGAACTACTAGAAGGGAATACTGCACCAATTAGCCAATGTTATTATGGTTGCCTTTTTCATGAACTTTTAGCTTTTCAGCTTGCTGACAGACATCCTCCTGCACAG AGAGAATCTGCATTGCCTAAATCAGCAGAGATGATCGGGTTTGCTAGTTCAGCAGTCTCAGTTCTCAATGATGCAGAGCTGTCAATTAGCGAGGCAGAGAACTGTTCCCTCATTCACATGGATGTCGATCAAAGCTTCTTGCGTGTACCCTCACCTGTCAAGGCTGCTATTTTTGAAAGTTTTGCTAGACAGAATATAGCTGAGTCAGAAATAGATATCACCACTAGCATCAAGCAATTCATCAAGAGTACTTATGGTTACCCAGTTGACAGCAGCAGTGAATTTATATATGCTGACAGCTCACTTGCTCTGTTTAACAAGCTTGTTCTTTGCTGCATTAAAGAAGGGGGTACATTGTGTTTTCCTGCTGGTGCAAATGGGAACTATGTTTCTGCTGCCAAATTTTTGAAAGCAAATATTGTAACTATACCAACTAAGCCCGCAGATGGCTTTAAACTGACAGACAAAGTGCTTCCTGGGGCACTAGAGACTGTGAGTAAGCCATGGGTATACATTTCTGGACCAACAATTAACCCAACTGGTTTGATATACAGCAACAAAGAGATTGAAATTTTGCTCTCTGCGTGTGCTAAAGTTGGGGCTAGAGTTGTGATAGATACTTCCTTCTCAGGCTTGGAATATGACTTTGCGGGTTGGGGTGGCTGGAATCTGGTGGACAGTTTGTCAAAGCTAAATACTAGTAACCCATCTTTTTGTGTCTCTCTGCTTGGGGGATTATCTTTGAAGATGTTGAGTGGAGCGCTCAAATTCGGGTTCCTTGTATTAAACCAGTCTGTTTTGGTGGATACATTTTATAGCTTTCCAGGATTGAGCAAGCCTCATAACACTGTTAAATATGCTGTTAAGAAGCTGCTGAGTCTTAGAGAGCAGAAACCGGGAGATCTGTGGGATGCTATTGCAGAACATATAAAAACTTTGAAGAGTCGATCCAAGTGCCTGAAAGAG ACACTGGAGAAGTGCGGGTGGGATGTAGTTGAACCGTGTGGTGGTGTTTCCATGGTGGCCAAGCCCTCGTCCTACTTGAACAAGAGTGTTAAGGTTGATGACTCGAATATCCGGGAAGTCATTCACAAGGCTACTGGCTTATGCATCAACAGTGGAGCCTGGTCTGGAATTCCTGGCTACTGTCGGTTCACCATTGCACTCGAAGAAAGTGAATTCGAGCGCGCTTTGGATTGCATTGCTAAATTTAAGGATGTAACCAAGAACGGAAGTCTATAA